From the genome of Vicia villosa cultivar HV-30 ecotype Madison, WI linkage group LG2, Vvil1.0, whole genome shotgun sequence, one region includes:
- the LOC131646284 gene encoding uncharacterized protein LOC131646284 yields the protein MKCAANGSGRRCSSAATTICARCEAVAYCSLSHRIAHWSHHKNECDRLQQQMESVGVLNDFPFTFSHEATIQVCAKQETRCSFLSKRGLHRAGMWMHECRCGASSSSFDLLGLNNGWDLPSVLCPCRGPESLVAEQLYSWQDYYKWRSIQFDSPVALLLHWPLTVYHAAQLVGITTLNLEVSDKLYIHYLGPEKELLQLAVFGELQALFPGVHIHLELVGPAIPPQRDGEKIRISKYPCCNETKCVCKLASENMILGTQTGMSSALTLQLWRGFYHDRYKDIVKGSFPHLIIAPNGGIAAYSSWLPSIELIEKIDVPAVFTDYCEEACHLAASCIKTVSGRPLRLPVQLNPFRQPIAVEDSVLLLPCYSNCFLFGM from the exons ATGAAGTGCGCGGCGAATGGAAGCGGAAGACGGTGCAGCAGCGCCGCAACCACAATCTGTGCACGCTGTGAAGCCGTTGCGTATTGCTCCCTTTCTCACCGG ATTGCACATTGGAGTCATCACAAAAACGAGTGTGATAGGTTACAGCAACAGATGGAGAGTGTTGGTGTTCTCAATGATTTTCCTTTCACTTTCTCTCACGAAGCCACAATTCAG GTCTGTGCAAAACAAGAAACTAGGTGCTCATTTTTGAGCAAGAGAGGCCTTCATCGAGCAGGAatgtggatgcatgaatgccgtTGCGgagcatcatcttcttcatttgatcTTTTAGG GTTAAACAATGGCTGGGACCTTCCAAGTGTTTTGTGTCCTTGTCGTG GACCTGAATCTCTGGTAGCAGAGCAGTTGTATAGTTGGCAAGACTACTATAAGTGGAGGTCCATCCAGTTTGACTCACCTGTTGCCCTACTTCTTCACTGG CCTCTTACCGTATATCATGCTGCTCAACTAGTTGGAATTACAACCTTGAATCTTGAAGTCAGTGATAAGTTGTATATACATTACCTTG GACCTGAGAAGGAGCTGCTACAACTTGCTGTGTTTGGAGAATTACAAGCCCTCTTCCCTGGTGTGCATATTCATTTAGAACTTGTTGGACCTGCAATTCCCCCTCAAAG GGATGGTGAAAAGATCAGGATTTCTAAGTATCCTTGCTGCAATGAAACCAAATGTGTATGCAAACTAGCGAGTGAAAATATGATCCTAGGGACACAAACAGGTATGAGTTCTGCATTGACATTGCAGCTTTGGCGAGGATTCTATCACGACAGATACAAAGACATTGTTAAG GGTTCCTTTCCTCACCTAATTATTGCACCAAATGGTGGTATTGCTGCCTATTCCAGTTGGTTACCAAGTATT GAGTTAATTGAAAAGATTGATGTCCCAGCTGTTTTTACCGATTATTGTGAGGAAGCTTGTCACCTTGCAGCAAGTTGCATAAAGACTGTATCTGGACGCCCTCTTAGATTACCA GTTCAATTAAATCCTTTCAGGCAGCCTATTGCTGTGGAAGACAGCGTGCTGTTGCTTCCGTGCTACTCAAATTGCTTTCTTTTTGGCATGTAA